A genomic region of Thiohalospira halophila DSM 15071 contains the following coding sequences:
- the ccoP gene encoding cytochrome-c oxidase, cbb3-type subunit III: protein MSEHNNQNQGEVETTGHAWDGDLQEYNNPLPRWWLWTFYASVIFAVVYWILYPAWPVGDTYTKGLMNTITYETESGEEKTTHWNTRALFLKEMKESPAAVRQQEYLDQVADLSYEAIQNDPDLMAFTRSYARGLFGDNCAACHQQGGGGVMGAYPNLVDDAWLWGGDFADINETLHQGRLGYMPPFQETFTEEQLNSVAAYALSLSGHDVDRQLASQGEAIFNGDTGGCYYCHTTEGTGRESVGAANLTDSIWTVADVPGADGIDAKMAAVKEVIHDGIQRRMPKFGDRLSEDEIRLLTLYVHELGGGQ, encoded by the coding sequence ATGAGTGAGCACAACAACCAGAACCAGGGTGAGGTGGAGACCACTGGCCACGCCTGGGACGGTGACCTCCAGGAGTACAACAATCCCCTGCCGCGCTGGTGGCTGTGGACCTTCTACGCCTCGGTCATCTTCGCGGTGGTCTACTGGATCCTCTACCCGGCCTGGCCCGTGGGGGATACCTATACCAAGGGGCTGATGAACACCATCACCTACGAGACCGAGTCCGGTGAGGAGAAGACGACCCACTGGAACACCCGGGCCCTCTTCCTCAAGGAGATGAAGGAGAGCCCCGCGGCGGTGCGTCAGCAGGAGTACCTCGACCAGGTGGCGGATCTCAGCTACGAGGCCATCCAGAACGATCCGGACCTCATGGCCTTCACCCGCTCCTACGCCCGGGGCCTGTTCGGCGACAACTGCGCCGCCTGCCATCAGCAGGGCGGGGGTGGCGTCATGGGCGCCTATCCCAACCTGGTGGACGACGCCTGGCTCTGGGGCGGGGACTTCGCCGATATCAACGAGACGCTCCACCAGGGTCGGCTGGGCTACATGCCCCCGTTTCAGGAGACCTTCACCGAGGAGCAGTTGAACTCGGTGGCGGCCTACGCCCTGAGCCTCTCCGGCCACGACGTGGATCGGCAGCTCGCCTCGCAGGGTGAGGCGATCTTCAACGGCGACACCGGTGGCTGCTACTACTGCCACACCACCGAGGGTACCGGCCGTGAGTCCGTGGGTGCCGCCAATCTCACCGACTCCATCTGGACGGTTGCGGATGTCCCGGGCGCCGACGGCATCGATGCCAAGATGGCGGCCGTGAAGGAGGTCATCCACGACGGCATCCAGCGTCGTATGCCGAAGTTCGGTGACCGCCTCTCCGAGGACGAGATCCGGTTGCTGACGCTCTACGTCCACGAGCTGGGCGGCGGGCAGTAG
- a CDS encoding CcoQ/FixQ family Cbb3-type cytochrome c oxidase assembly chaperone translates to MQDFFLWFTELDNSKMFALVLFFTTYVGILLYVYTGRRRTERLESYRFMPLNEGHDDAPKREDNKDE, encoded by the coding sequence ATGCAGGATTTCTTTCTCTGGTTCACGGAACTGGACAACAGCAAGATGTTTGCGCTGGTGCTTTTCTTTACCACCTACGTAGGCATCCTCCTCTACGTGTATACCGGGCGGCGGCGCACCGAGCGCCTGGAATCCTACCGGTTCATGCCGCTCAACGAAGGGCACGATGATGCCCCGAAGCGTGAGGACAACAAAGATGAGTGA
- the ccoO gene encoding cytochrome-c oxidase, cbb3-type subunit II: MKHETIETNAGWLIILTLLVISIGGLVEIVPLYYIDETVEDVDGVRPYTPLELRGRDMYLREGCYTCHSQMIRPFRDEELRYGHYSLAAESKYDHPFQWGSKRTGPDLARVGGKYSNEWHVQHLKAPRSVVPESIMPDYPWLVENKLDYSQIEDRMRALKAVGVPYSETQQEYQANVEKFGKDVADKLHIPKADQNLVDEAQQGNYDGDNSDITEMDAIVAYLQVLGTMVDFSKYDEGEFVEYR, from the coding sequence ATGAAACACGAAACAATCGAGACCAACGCGGGCTGGCTCATCATCCTGACGCTGCTCGTGATCAGCATCGGGGGCCTGGTGGAGATCGTCCCGCTCTACTACATCGACGAGACGGTCGAGGATGTGGACGGGGTCCGCCCCTACACCCCGCTGGAGCTGCGGGGCCGGGACATGTATCTGCGCGAGGGCTGCTATACCTGCCACTCCCAGATGATCCGGCCCTTCCGCGACGAGGAGCTGCGGTACGGCCACTACTCCCTGGCCGCGGAGTCCAAGTACGACCACCCCTTCCAGTGGGGCTCCAAGCGCACGGGCCCCGACCTGGCCCGCGTGGGCGGCAAGTACTCCAATGAGTGGCACGTCCAGCACCTGAAGGCCCCGCGCTCGGTGGTGCCGGAGTCCATCATGCCGGACTATCCCTGGCTGGTGGAGAACAAGCTGGATTACTCGCAGATCGAGGACCGCATGCGGGCCCTGAAGGCCGTGGGCGTTCCCTACTCCGAGACCCAGCAGGAGTACCAGGCCAACGTCGAGAAGTTCGGCAAGGATGTGGCGGACAAGCTCCACATCCCGAAGGCCGACCAGAACCTGGTGGACGAGGCCCAGCAGGGCAACTACGACGGCGACAACTCCGACATCACGGAGATGGATGCCATCGTGGCGTACCTGCAGGTGCTCGGCACCATGGTCGACTTCAGCAAGTACGACGAGGGTGAGTTCGTCGAGTATCGGTAA
- the ccoN gene encoding cytochrome-c oxidase, cbb3-type subunit I: MTQTIADSTGTREGAVSAADQYNYDIVRKFTIMAIIWGVLGMTTGVYIASELAWPFLNFGIPEISFGRLRPVHTSAVIFGFGGSALFATSYYVVQRTCQTRLYSDTLANFTFWGWQVAIVISALNYVSGYTQSREYAEMTWPVDILIAVIWVVYFWIYTQTLRRRSQPHIYVANWFYMAFILATALLHIFNNMAMPVSLFSWESYSLHAGVQDAMTQWWYGHNAVGFFLTAAFLGMMYYFVPKQAERPVYSYRLSIVHFWALIFLYMWVGAHHLHWTALPDWTSTLAATFSILLLMPSWGGMINGIMTLSGAWEKLRTDPIMLFLITSLSFYGMSTFEGPLMSLKSVNALSHYTDWTVGHVHSGALGWVAMITIGSFYHLLPRLYGTRLFSQKLVYAHFFLATIGIVLYISAMWVAGIGQGLLLRAFDEYGNLAYTFIETVEFLHMPYAVRAIGGMFFVAGMLLLAYNAWMTIRQAKRENATADASIPAPAAH; this comes from the coding sequence ATGACACAGACAATCGCTGACAGCACGGGCACCCGGGAGGGTGCCGTCTCGGCAGCGGACCAGTACAACTACGATATCGTCCGCAAATTTACGATCATGGCCATCATCTGGGGTGTGCTCGGCATGACCACCGGGGTGTACATCGCCTCGGAGCTGGCCTGGCCCTTCCTCAACTTCGGCATCCCCGAGATCAGCTTCGGCCGTCTGCGGCCGGTGCATACCTCCGCGGTGATCTTCGGTTTCGGCGGCAGTGCGCTGTTCGCCACCTCCTACTATGTGGTGCAGCGTACCTGCCAGACCCGGCTGTACAGCGATACCCTGGCCAACTTCACCTTCTGGGGGTGGCAGGTCGCCATCGTGATCTCGGCGCTCAACTACGTCTCGGGTTACACCCAGTCGCGCGAGTACGCGGAGATGACCTGGCCGGTGGACATCCTCATCGCCGTGATCTGGGTGGTCTACTTCTGGATCTATACCCAGACCCTGCGGCGCCGGAGCCAGCCCCACATCTACGTGGCCAACTGGTTCTACATGGCCTTCATCCTGGCCACCGCGCTGCTGCACATCTTCAATAACATGGCGATGCCGGTCTCCCTGTTCAGCTGGGAGTCCTACAGCCTCCACGCCGGGGTTCAGGACGCCATGACCCAGTGGTGGTACGGCCACAACGCGGTGGGCTTCTTCCTGACCGCGGCCTTCCTCGGCATGATGTACTACTTCGTGCCCAAGCAGGCGGAGCGGCCGGTCTACTCCTACCGGCTGTCCATCGTCCACTTCTGGGCGCTGATCTTCCTGTACATGTGGGTGGGTGCGCACCACCTCCACTGGACCGCCCTGCCGGACTGGACCTCCACCCTGGCGGCGACCTTCTCCATCCTGCTGCTGATGCCCTCCTGGGGCGGCATGATCAACGGCATCATGACCCTGTCCGGGGCATGGGAGAAGCTGCGGACCGACCCGATCATGCTCTTTTTGATCACCTCGCTCTCCTTCTACGGCATGTCGACCTTCGAGGGTCCGCTGATGTCGCTGAAGAGCGTGAACGCCCTCTCCCACTACACCGACTGGACCGTGGGTCACGTCCACTCCGGTGCCCTGGGCTGGGTGGCGATGATCACCATCGGCTCCTTCTACCACCTCCTGCCGCGCCTGTACGGCACGCGCCTGTTCAGCCAGAAGCTGGTCTATGCCCACTTCTTCCTGGCGACCATCGGCATCGTGCTTTACATCAGCGCCATGTGGGTGGCCGGTATCGGGCAGGGCCTGCTGCTCCGCGCCTTCGATGAGTACGGCAACCTCGCCTACACCTTCATCGAGACGGTGGAGTTCCTGCACATGCCCTACGCGGTCCGCGCCATCGGTGGCATGTTCTTCGTGGCCGGTATGCTGCTGCTCGCCTACAACGCCTGGATGACCATCCGCCAGGCCAAGCGCGAGAACGCTACCGCCGATGCCTCCATTCCGGCGCCGGCGGCCCACTAA
- the bioD gene encoding dethiobiotin synthase, with protein MRGIFVTGTDTDVGKTRVAAGLVAAWAATGEAVCGLKPVAAGAEATPAGLRNEDAEALRAAASVELPYEQVNPVCLEPPMAPHLAAAEAGVDLATAPLARRLEAAVPEGVTAVVEGAGGWLVPTAPGETLADLAEALGLPVVMVVGLRLGCLNHALLTAESIAARGLPLAGWVANHIEPDMTAAAANRDTLAERLSAPLLAELTHVPDATPAEVVESLHGAVSRLGREVLA; from the coding sequence ATGAGGGGGATCTTCGTCACCGGCACCGACACCGATGTAGGCAAAACCCGGGTGGCCGCCGGCCTGGTGGCCGCCTGGGCCGCCACCGGAGAGGCGGTCTGCGGTCTCAAGCCCGTGGCCGCCGGGGCGGAGGCGACTCCGGCGGGGCTGCGCAACGAGGATGCCGAGGCCCTGCGCGCCGCCGCCTCGGTGGAACTCCCTTACGAGCAGGTTAATCCCGTCTGCCTGGAGCCGCCCATGGCGCCCCACCTGGCGGCCGCCGAGGCCGGCGTGGACCTGGCTACCGCTCCCCTGGCCCGGCGCCTGGAGGCGGCCGTACCCGAGGGCGTGACCGCGGTAGTGGAGGGCGCCGGCGGCTGGCTGGTGCCCACCGCACCGGGGGAGACCCTGGCCGACCTCGCCGAGGCCCTGGGTCTGCCGGTGGTGATGGTGGTGGGCCTGCGCCTGGGCTGCCTCAACCACGCCCTGCTCACTGCGGAGTCCATCGCCGCCCGCGGCCTGCCCCTGGCCGGGTGGGTCGCCAACCACATCGAGCCCGACATGACCGCGGCTGCCGCCAACCGGGATACGCTGGCGGAGCGGCTGTCCGCGCCCCTGCTGGCCGAGTTGACTCATGTGCCGGATGCCACACCGGCCGAGGTGGTGGAATCGCTGCATGGCGCCGTCTCCCGCCTTGGTCGCGAGGTGCTGGCCTGA
- the bioC gene encoding malonyl-ACP O-methyltransferase BioC produces MAEFDDQRGDRQRVRQQIRAAFDRAAEDYDAAAVLQHQVGAHMDERLDLILMQPERVLDIGTGTGRGAERLVQRYPRAEVIAADLAPAMVARARRRVGGWWRGAKVPWRGRRHFTSADLEALPFPAASFDLVFSNLTLQWCDPATAFAEVRRVLRPGGLFLFTTFGPDTLHELRAAWATVDGEAHVNTFVDMHDLGDELVHAGLADPVMDMEYFTLTYPDVRGLMRDLKTIGAQTVTGGRREGLMGRRTLAGLEAAYEPFRTAEGVLPTTWEVVHGHAWAPETTPAQQRSEDGATTVSLDSLRSSVRRS; encoded by the coding sequence ATGGCTGAGTTCGACGACCAACGGGGCGACAGGCAGCGGGTCCGGCAGCAGATCCGGGCCGCCTTCGACCGGGCCGCCGAGGACTACGATGCCGCCGCCGTCCTCCAGCACCAGGTGGGGGCGCACATGGACGAGCGGCTGGACCTGATACTCATGCAGCCGGAGCGGGTGCTGGATATCGGCACCGGGACCGGCCGGGGGGCCGAGCGGCTGGTGCAGCGCTATCCAAGAGCCGAGGTGATCGCCGCCGACCTGGCCCCGGCCATGGTGGCCCGCGCCCGCCGCCGCGTCGGCGGCTGGTGGCGGGGGGCGAAGGTCCCCTGGCGCGGTCGGCGCCACTTCACCTCCGCCGACCTGGAGGCGCTGCCCTTCCCGGCGGCCAGCTTCGACCTGGTCTTCTCCAACCTCACCCTGCAGTGGTGCGACCCGGCCACGGCCTTCGCCGAGGTACGCCGGGTCCTGCGCCCCGGTGGCCTCTTCCTCTTCACCACCTTCGGCCCGGATACCCTGCATGAACTGCGCGCGGCCTGGGCCACGGTGGACGGGGAGGCCCACGTGAACACCTTCGTGGACATGCACGACCTGGGCGACGAACTGGTCCATGCCGGCCTGGCCGACCCGGTCATGGACATGGAGTACTTCACCCTGACCTATCCGGACGTCCGCGGCCTCATGCGGGATCTCAAGACCATCGGCGCCCAGACCGTCACCGGCGGTCGCCGGGAGGGCCTCATGGGGCGCCGGACCCTGGCCGGCCTGGAGGCCGCCTACGAGCCCTTCCGGACCGCCGAGGGCGTTCTGCCGACCACCTGGGAGGTGGTCCACGGCCACGCCTGGGCCCCGGAGACCACGCCGGCGCAGCAGCGGTCCGAGGATGGTGCCACCACGGTGAGCCTGGACTCCCTGCGGAGTTCGGTGCGCCGGTCATGA
- the bioH gene encoding pimeloyl-ACP methyl ester esterase BioH, whose amino-acid sequence MSDLATTVRGSGPDWALIHGWGLHGGVWTETADALAGDRRVTIVDLPGHGASRGPVPSTLAGAAAEVAEVLPERTTLVGWSLGGLVALRLALDFPERVAALKLVAATPRFVTGADWPHATPPGVLHDFAADLARDYRGTLLRFLALQARGSATAREDVRRLRERVFEHGEPDHDALARGLEWLAGSDLRSELAGLAVPVHFIGGQRDNLVPAAALEAAADLAPEGRTTILEGAGHAPFLSHPEAFREALDG is encoded by the coding sequence ATGAGCGACCTGGCGACCACGGTGCGGGGTAGTGGCCCCGACTGGGCCCTGATCCACGGCTGGGGGCTGCATGGCGGCGTCTGGACCGAGACCGCCGACGCGCTGGCCGGGGACCGCCGGGTGACCATCGTGGATCTCCCGGGCCACGGCGCCAGCCGCGGTCCGGTTCCCTCGACCCTGGCCGGGGCCGCCGCCGAGGTGGCGGAGGTGCTGCCGGAGCGGACGACGCTGGTGGGCTGGTCCCTGGGCGGCCTGGTCGCCCTGCGGCTGGCGCTGGACTTCCCGGAGCGGGTGGCCGCCCTGAAGCTGGTGGCGGCCACGCCCCGCTTCGTCACCGGGGCCGACTGGCCCCACGCCACGCCGCCCGGCGTCCTCCACGACTTCGCCGCTGACCTGGCCCGGGACTATCGCGGCACCCTGCTGCGCTTCCTCGCCCTCCAGGCCCGCGGTTCGGCCACGGCCCGGGAGGATGTCCGCCGCCTGCGCGAGCGGGTCTTCGAGCACGGCGAGCCCGACCATGACGCCCTGGCCCGGGGGCTGGAGTGGCTGGCCGGTAGCGATCTCCGCTCCGAGCTGGCGGGGCTGGCGGTCCCGGTCCACTTCATCGGCGGCCAGCGGGACAACCTGGTCCCGGCGGCCGCCCTGGAGGCCGCCGCCGACCTGGCCCCGGAGGGGCGAACGACCATCCTGGAGGGGGCCGGCCATGCCCCCTTCCTCTCCCACCCCGAGGCCTTCCGGGAGGCGCTGGATGGCTGA
- the bioF gene encoding 8-amino-7-oxononanoate synthase produces MADAAQRLGPLLARREAEGLYRRRPLLESAPGARVVLDGVEYRNFASNDYLGLAAHPEPAAALAGGARSWGAGAGAAHLLGGHAGPHQALEAELAAFVGRERALVFSTGYMANLGVIEALAGRRDTVWEDRLNHASLIDGARLAGARLRRYAHADPADLARRRGDDTALVATDGVFSMDGDLAPLTELAEAAGKSWLMVDDAHGLGVVGPGGRGSVAAAGLGTAEVPVLVGTLGKAFGTFGAFVAGDEALIEAMVNTARTFIYTTALPPAVAEATRASLALIQGEEGERRRAHLDALIRRFRAGAAEAGLALMESPTPIQPLPAGEAETASAWADALGKRGFRVAAVRPPTVPPGTARLRVSLTADHTEAEIDELVAALAATRPAEVPA; encoded by the coding sequence ATGGCCGACGCCGCACAGCGTCTGGGTCCGTTGCTGGCCCGGCGGGAGGCCGAGGGCCTCTACCGGCGTCGCCCCCTGCTGGAATCGGCCCCCGGGGCCCGGGTGGTCCTGGACGGCGTCGAGTACCGCAACTTCGCCAGCAACGACTACCTGGGGCTGGCGGCCCATCCGGAGCCCGCCGCCGCCCTGGCGGGGGGGGCGCGGAGCTGGGGCGCCGGGGCCGGGGCCGCCCACCTGCTGGGGGGGCACGCCGGGCCCCACCAGGCCCTGGAGGCGGAGCTGGCCGCGTTCGTCGGCCGCGAGCGGGCCCTGGTCTTCTCCACCGGCTACATGGCCAACCTCGGGGTCATCGAGGCGCTGGCCGGCCGTCGGGATACCGTCTGGGAGGATCGGCTCAACCACGCCTCCCTCATCGACGGCGCCCGGCTGGCTGGGGCGCGCCTGCGCCGCTACGCCCACGCCGACCCCGCCGACCTGGCACGCCGCCGGGGCGACGATACCGCCCTGGTGGCCACCGACGGCGTTTTCAGCATGGACGGCGACCTTGCCCCCCTGACCGAGCTGGCGGAGGCGGCGGGGAAGAGCTGGCTCATGGTGGACGATGCCCACGGCCTGGGCGTGGTGGGCCCCGGCGGACGGGGCAGCGTCGCCGCCGCCGGGCTGGGGACCGCCGAGGTGCCGGTGCTGGTGGGGACCCTGGGCAAGGCCTTCGGCACCTTCGGCGCCTTCGTCGCCGGCGACGAGGCCCTCATCGAGGCGATGGTGAATACCGCGCGGACCTTCATCTATACCACGGCCCTCCCGCCCGCCGTGGCCGAGGCCACCCGGGCCAGCCTCGCCCTCATCCAGGGCGAGGAGGGCGAGCGCCGCCGGGCCCACCTGGACGCCCTCATCCGGCGTTTCCGGGCCGGGGCGGCCGAGGCCGGGCTGGCGCTCATGGAGTCGCCCACCCCCATCCAGCCCCTGCCGGCGGGGGAGGCGGAGACCGCCTCCGCCTGGGCCGATGCCCTGGGCAAGCGCGGCTTCCGGGTGGCGGCCGTGCGCCCGCCCACGGTCCCGCCGGGGACGGCGCGGCTGCGGGTGAGCCTCACCGCCGACCACACCGAGGCCGAGATCGACGAGCTGGTGGCGGCCCTGGCCGCGACCCGGCCGGCGGAGGTTCCGGCATGA
- the bioB gene encoding biotin synthase BioB — MIEIPTAPRHDWSRAEIRELVELPFPELMYRAQAAHRAHFDPAEVQLSTLLSIKTGACPEDCAYCPQSARYDTGLERDRLMQIEEVEDAARQARDAGASRFCMGAAWRSPRDKDLDTVAEMVRRVRDLGMETCLTAGMLSDEQTTRLREAGLDYYNHNLDTSPEFYGTVVTTRTYQERLDTLSRVREAGMKVCAGGILGMGESRNERAGLLQQLATLDPHPESVPINLLIQVEGTPLHGIEELDPIEFVRTIAAARIAMPASHVRLSAGREDMDDALQALCISAGANSIFYGEKLLTTGNADVERDRALFERLGLRPEGGDWAAVEAAAAAGA; from the coding sequence ATGATCGAGATTCCCACGGCCCCGCGCCACGACTGGAGCCGCGCCGAGATCCGCGAGCTCGTGGAGCTGCCCTTCCCGGAGCTCATGTACCGGGCGCAGGCCGCCCACCGGGCCCACTTCGACCCCGCCGAGGTGCAGCTCTCCACCCTGCTCTCCATCAAGACCGGCGCCTGCCCCGAGGACTGCGCCTACTGTCCGCAGTCGGCGCGCTACGATACCGGGCTGGAGCGCGATCGCCTGATGCAGATCGAGGAGGTGGAGGATGCCGCGCGCCAGGCGCGGGATGCCGGGGCCAGCCGCTTCTGCATGGGCGCGGCCTGGCGCAGCCCCCGGGACAAGGACCTGGATACCGTGGCCGAGATGGTCCGCCGGGTCCGCGACCTCGGCATGGAGACCTGCCTCACCGCCGGCATGCTCAGCGACGAGCAGACCACCCGGCTGCGCGAGGCGGGCCTGGACTACTACAACCACAACCTGGATACCTCGCCGGAGTTCTACGGCACCGTGGTGACCACCCGCACCTACCAGGAGCGGCTGGATACCCTGAGCCGGGTTCGCGAGGCGGGGATGAAGGTCTGCGCCGGCGGGATCCTCGGCATGGGCGAGAGTCGCAACGAGCGCGCCGGCCTGCTCCAGCAGCTCGCCACCCTGGATCCCCACCCGGAGAGCGTGCCCATCAACCTGCTCATCCAGGTGGAGGGGACGCCGCTCCACGGCATCGAGGAGCTCGACCCCATCGAGTTCGTGCGCACCATCGCCGCCGCCCGCATCGCCATGCCGGCCTCCCACGTCCGGCTCTCTGCCGGGCGCGAGGACATGGACGACGCCCTCCAGGCGCTGTGCATCTCCGCCGGGGCCAACTCCATCTTCTACGGCGAGAAGCTCCTGACCACCGGCAACGCCGACGTGGAGCGCGACCGGGCGCTGTTCGAGCGCCTGGGCCTGCGGCCCGAGGGGGGCGACTGGGCCGCGGTGGAGGCCGCGGCCGCCGCCGGGGCGTGA